In Candidatus Komeilibacteria bacterium CG_4_10_14_0_2_um_filter_37_10, one DNA window encodes the following:
- a CDS encoding phosphopyruvate hydratase, with translation MFTKKITQIKARQILDSRGWPTLEVCVWDSSGESACAQVPSGASTGTHEALELRDNEHSYCGKGVNRAIAQVEVLGQEIVGLAVLELKEIDQILIDAYQQKKAAANATLGISLAVARLAARLSHQELFVWLNDYYGFPKVEHLPKPLVNVINAGQHADAKLVWQEFWLIPLSESFSNNQQMVVEIYQQLKKDLKQVGYNTNVGDEGGFAPAITDVEEVWSLLIAAINNSGYQLHRDVELGLDAGSSTFFTESSNQYGVNTTEKLTAQQMIELYGQWLQKYKLAAIEDGLAEDDWSGWQQMTKQLLAKDKNLLLIGDDLFTTNTDRLQLGIERQAANAILVKPNQIGTVSQTIAVIKLAQQNNYQIVISHRSGETTDDFISDLAVAVQAQYIKLGAPCRGERVAKYNRLTKIEEYLLSQNV, from the coding sequence ATGTTTACTAAAAAAATTACGCAGATAAAAGCTCGGCAAATTCTTGATTCCCGTGGCTGGCCAACACTAGAAGTGTGTGTTTGGGACAGTAGTGGTGAGAGCGCTTGTGCCCAAGTTCCATCGGGCGCTTCTACTGGCACACACGAAGCACTGGAATTACGAGATAATGAGCATTCTTATTGTGGTAAGGGTGTTAATCGAGCAATTGCTCAAGTGGAGGTACTTGGGCAAGAGATAGTTGGTTTGGCAGTTTTAGAGCTGAAGGAGATTGATCAAATATTAATCGATGCTTATCAGCAGAAAAAAGCAGCCGCCAATGCCACCCTCGGTATTTCTTTAGCAGTAGCTCGTTTGGCAGCCCGTCTTTCTCATCAAGAGTTGTTTGTTTGGTTGAATGATTATTATGGATTTCCTAAAGTTGAGCACTTACCAAAACCGTTAGTTAATGTCATTAATGCCGGACAACATGCCGACGCTAAATTGGTTTGGCAAGAATTTTGGTTAATTCCCTTGAGTGAATCATTTAGTAATAATCAACAAATGGTAGTGGAGATATATCAACAGTTGAAAAAAGATTTAAAGCAAGTTGGTTACAATACTAACGTTGGTGATGAAGGTGGTTTCGCACCAGCCATTACTGATGTTGAGGAGGTTTGGTCATTACTCATTGCCGCTATTAATAATTCCGGATATCAGTTACATCGCGACGTGGAATTGGGTTTAGACGCTGGATCTTCAACTTTTTTTACTGAGTCAAGCAATCAATATGGTGTTAATACAACAGAGAAATTAACAGCTCAACAAATGATTGAGCTTTATGGCCAATGGTTGCAGAAATATAAATTAGCAGCTATTGAAGATGGCCTAGCTGAAGATGACTGGAGTGGTTGGCAGCAAATGACTAAACAATTATTAGCAAAGGATAAAAATTTGTTATTAATCGGTGATGATCTATTCACTACTAATACTGATCGTTTACAATTGGGCATTGAGCGTCAGGCTGCCAATGCTATTTTGGTAAAACCCAATCAAATCGGCACCGTCTCGCAAACTATCGCGGTTATTAAATTAGCTCAACAAAATAACTATCAAATTGTCATTTCACATCGTAGTGGCGAAACAACGGATGATTTTATTAGTGATTTGGCCGTTGCTGTTCAAGCTCAATATATTAAATTAGGAGCTCCTTGTCGCGGTGAAAGAGTAGCGAAATATAATCGTTTAACAAAGATTGAAGAATATTTATTATCACAAAATGTTTGA
- a CDS encoding acid phosphatase, which translates to MRYNRSRNIIIIFTPMYYLIPLSLLIVAQILKLIIESYRGQFSWNHLLSNGGMPSSHIAMLSSITTLIALVNGFNNPLFALAAALTIVVAWDAVHTRYQIGYQGKIINRLIKELPDQKEFQYPLLTERVGHTPLEVLAGFVLGVVLTPILLYLITF; encoded by the coding sequence ATGAGATATAATAGATCAAGAAACATAATTATTATTTTTACTCCAATGTATTATTTAATTCCCCTCAGCCTACTAATTGTAGCTCAAATCCTAAAATTAATTATAGAAAGTTATCGCGGACAGTTTTCTTGGAATCATTTATTAAGTAATGGCGGGATGCCTTCCAGTCACATCGCCATGCTTTCCTCGATCACAACTCTCATCGCCTTAGTTAATGGCTTTAATAACCCACTTTTTGCCTTAGCTGCCGCCTTGACCATTGTCGTTGCTTGGGATGCCGTACATACTCGTTATCAAATAGGCTATCAAGGAAAAATAATCAATCGTTTAATTAAGGAATTACCCGATCAAAAAGAATTTCAATATCCTCTACTCACTGAGCGTGTTGGCCATACCCCGCTAGAAGTACTAGCTGGTTTTGTGCTCGGGGTTGTCTTAACACCCATCCTCCTCTATCTGATTACATTTTAA
- the pgk gene encoding phosphoglycerate kinase: MAIKSIEKLKNIRNKTVFVTIDFNVPLYRGKILDDFKIIKSLPTINYLLKAGARIVLISHLGNPTKPTKELSLLPVARLLAKLLGKPVKLIKTISDYNNQSDKIVLLENIRFDSREKKGSREFAKELASQADYLVFEAFASGHRHDTSIYLLPDYLPTYGGFQFFAEIKNLNLLLNHPKKLVAVIGGAKVSTKLALLKKIIYKADYVLLGGGLANTYLAALGQKIGQSITEPKMYAVCRKINKAKLILPIDLLVQRHGEYILVNNNQVGDHDKIVDLGPATIDYYSKILQQAKLIVWNGPLGLIEEKPSARATKELALRIASCSAKQIVGGGETVQVIRELNLEKYFYFVSTGGGAMLKYLEQGSLPIINKLNR, translated from the coding sequence ATGGCTATTAAAAGTATTGAAAAATTGAAAAATATCCGTAATAAAACAGTTTTTGTTACTATTGATTTTAATGTTCCCCTTTATCGGGGAAAGATTCTAGATGATTTTAAGATTATCAAATCCTTGCCAACGATCAATTATTTATTAAAAGCCGGTGCCAGAATTGTTTTAATTTCGCATCTGGGTAATCCGACAAAACCAACCAAAGAATTATCACTATTACCAGTGGCTAGATTATTAGCTAAGTTATTAGGAAAACCAGTTAAGCTAATAAAAACAATTTCAGATTATAACAATCAAAGCGATAAGATCGTGCTATTGGAAAATATCCGCTTTGATTCACGAGAGAAAAAAGGTAGTCGGGAGTTTGCTAAAGAATTAGCCAGTCAGGCAGACTATTTAGTGTTTGAGGCTTTTGCTTCTGGTCATCGTCACGATACCTCAATTTATTTATTACCCGATTATTTACCCACCTACGGTGGATTTCAATTTTTTGCAGAAATAAAGAATTTAAATTTGTTATTGAATCATCCTAAGAAATTAGTAGCGGTCATTGGTGGTGCCAAAGTTTCTACTAAATTGGCCTTATTAAAAAAAATTATTTATAAAGCTGATTATGTTTTATTGGGTGGGGGATTAGCTAATACCTATTTAGCTGCCCTGGGTCAGAAAATTGGCCAATCAATTACTGAGCCCAAAATGTATGCAGTTTGCCGAAAGATTAATAAGGCGAAACTAATTTTGCCAATTGATTTATTAGTGCAACGTCACGGAGAATATATTTTGGTTAATAATAATCAAGTTGGTGATCATGATAAAATTGTTGACTTAGGTCCAGCGACGATTGATTATTATAGTAAGATATTGCAGCAGGCAAAATTGATTGTCTGGAACGGACCACTAGGGCTCATCGAAGAGAAGCCAAGCGCGAGAGCGACTAAGGAATTAGCTTTACGGATCGCTAGTTGTTCAGCTAAACAGATAGTAGGTGGCGGCGAAACAGTCCAAGTGATCAGAGAACTGAATTTGGAGAAATATTTTTATTTTGTTTCCACTGGTGGTGGAGCTATGCTAAAATACTTAGAGCAAGGAAGTTTACCTATCATTAATAAGTTAAATAGATAA
- a CDS encoding mannose-1-phosphate guanylyltransferase: MKAVILAGGTGTRLWPISRRQQPKQNQSLLGKHTLLQDTYRRLRKKIGRQNIFVVTTVNYQQSVRQQLPLLLKENLIIEPCKKDTAAAIGLAATFLYRQDPHSIMVTVNTDHYIKEENLYFSYLRKGELLVRRHPDNFILLAIKPTYPETGYGYIK; the protein is encoded by the coding sequence ATGAAAGCAGTAATTTTGGCCGGTGGTACTGGTACACGATTGTGGCCAATATCGCGGCGACAACAACCAAAACAAAATCAATCTTTATTAGGTAAGCATACATTATTACAAGATACTTATCGTCGTCTCAGAAAAAAGATTGGACGACAAAATATTTTTGTTGTGACCACTGTTAATTATCAGCAGAGTGTCCGGCAACAACTACCGTTATTATTGAAAGAAAATTTGATTATTGAGCCTTGTAAAAAAGATACAGCTGCAGCAATTGGTTTGGCAGCAACTTTTCTTTATCGTCAAGATCCTCATAGTATTATGGTCACGGTTAATACTGATCACTATATCAAAGAAGAAAATTTATATTTTTCATATTTAAGAAAAGGCGAATTATTAGTTCGCCGACATCCAGATAATTTTATTTTATTAGCTATTAAACCCACGTACCCAGAAACTGGATATGGTTATATTAAAAT
- a CDS encoding 2,3-bisphosphoglycerate-independent phosphoglycerate mutase (catalyzes the interconversion of 2-phosphoglycerate and 3-phosphoglycerate), with protein MFDSRPKPVVLIILDGWGVAAPSATNAITVAQTPNMDSYVAQYPVVNLAASGLAVGLPEGIIGSSEVGHLTMGSGQVLLQNLPLINQSIIDKSFFANEQLLAAVNWAKKNKSQLHLMGLISDAGVHSNLAHLFALLELAKQNNLTQVFIHAFLDGRDTPYNSGVEYVQQVQDKINQLGCGQIASICGRYYAMDRDNHWERTGQAYQALTRGQAKYFEHDPVVAVQNSYQRGVYDEECDPIVINRPDGQPVALVQEHDAIIFFNFRPDRGRQLTKAFTLPTFSELLERKYIPDLYFVTMTEYENDLPVEIAFSHHQEIVSLASLIAQAGWRQLHVAETEKYVHVTYFFNGRVEKEVVGEDRILISSPRVASYDMVPRMSADEIGKKVKIAIKKEQYDFIVVNFANADMVGHTGKFSAIVEAIACLDEVVGSLVEEILKLDGLTIITADHGNAEQTYDLARQQISKEHSLNLVPCYIISNELKGKTIYQGLKKDNLHTFEQRGKLSDIAPTILKVMGLKKPEQMSGQSLI; from the coding sequence ATGTTTGATTCTAGACCAAAACCCGTTGTTTTAATTATTTTAGACGGTTGGGGCGTTGCAGCACCAAGCGCTACTAACGCGATTACTGTAGCTCAGACACCCAATATGGATAGCTATGTTGCACAGTATCCAGTGGTGAATCTAGCGGCTAGTGGTTTGGCCGTTGGTTTACCAGAGGGTATTATCGGTAGTTCTGAGGTTGGTCATTTGACCATGGGCAGTGGACAAGTTTTACTACAAAACTTACCGTTAATCAATCAGTCTATTATTGACAAGAGTTTTTTTGCTAATGAGCAATTATTAGCAGCTGTAAATTGGGCGAAAAAAAATAAAAGCCAATTGCATTTAATGGGACTAATATCAGATGCTGGCGTTCATAGTAATCTTGCTCATTTGTTTGCTTTGTTGGAATTAGCTAAACAAAATAATTTGACACAAGTATTTATTCACGCGTTTTTAGATGGCCGTGACACACCCTATAATAGTGGCGTGGAGTACGTACAACAAGTACAAGATAAAATTAACCAACTAGGTTGTGGGCAAATTGCTTCTATTTGTGGTCGTTATTATGCCATGGATCGCGATAATCATTGGGAAAGGACTGGTCAGGCTTATCAGGCATTGACCAGGGGACAAGCCAAATACTTTGAGCACGATCCCGTAGTGGCGGTACAAAACTCATATCAACGAGGAGTTTATGATGAAGAGTGTGACCCGATCGTTATTAACCGACCCGATGGTCAGCCAGTGGCTTTAGTTCAAGAACATGATGCTATCATTTTTTTCAATTTTCGTCCTGATCGTGGTCGGCAACTAACGAAAGCTTTTACGTTGCCAACTTTTTCGGAACTGCTAGAGCGAAAATATATTCCTGACTTATACTTTGTGACGATGACAGAATATGAGAATGATTTACCTGTAGAGATTGCTTTTAGTCATCATCAAGAAATTGTGTCTTTAGCCAGCTTAATTGCCCAAGCAGGTTGGCGTCAGTTGCATGTAGCAGAAACCGAGAAGTATGTTCATGTCACGTACTTTTTTAATGGTCGAGTAGAAAAAGAAGTAGTTGGTGAAGATCGGATTTTAATTTCCTCACCTCGCGTTGCCAGTTATGATATGGTACCGAGAATGAGTGCTGATGAAATAGGCAAAAAAGTTAAAATAGCGATCAAAAAAGAACAGTATGATTTTATTGTTGTTAATTTTGCTAACGCTGATATGGTTGGTCATACGGGAAAATTTTCCGCCATCGTTGAAGCTATTGCTTGTTTGGATGAAGTTGTTGGTTCGCTGGTTGAAGAAATTTTAAAATTGGATGGTCTGACTATTATTACCGCTGATCATGGTAATGCCGAACAAACTTATGATTTGGCACGACAACAGATTAGCAAAGAGCACTCTTTGAACTTAGTACCGTGTTATATTATTAGTAACGAGTTAAAAGGCAAAACTATTTATCAGGGTTTAAAAAAAGATAATTTACACACCTTTGAGCAACGAGGAAAATTGTCCGATATCGCACCAACCATTCTCAAGGTTATGGGTTTAAAAAAGCCGGAGCAAATGTCCGGCCAGAGTTTAATTTAA